The Spirosoma radiotolerans genome has a window encoding:
- a CDS encoding acyl carrier protein has product MKKRVIGILKEFGVQESAITDQTHFSRDLGLDSLDSVDLIMQLEKEFGIRIPDEDYGKLTTMQGVLTYLESEQATA; this is encoded by the coding sequence ATGAAAAAACGAGTGATAGGAATTCTGAAAGAATTTGGTGTACAAGAGTCAGCGATAACTGACCAAACTCATTTCTCACGCGATCTGGGTCTTGACAGTCTGGATTCGGTTGACTTGATTATGCAACTCGAAAAGGAATTCGGCATTCGCATTCCTGATGAAGACTACGGAAAATTAACAACCATGCAGGGCGTATTAACCTATCTGGAATCCGAACAGGCAACTGCCTGA